From a single Pseudobutyrivibrio xylanivorans genomic region:
- the tnpA gene encoding IS200/IS605 family transposase, which yields MDMNSLSHTKWECKYHIVFAPKYRRKVAYGQLKADIANILSTLCKRKGVEIIEAEICPDHVHMLVRIPPSMSVSSFVGYLKGKSTLMIFEKHANLKYKYGNRHFWCRGYYVDTVGKNAKKIEEYIRNQLKEDLEYDQMTLKEYIDPFTGEPVVKNR from the coding sequence ATGGACATGAATAGTTTATCACACACAAAGTGGGAGTGTAAGTATCACATAGTTTTTGCACCAAAGTACAGAAGAAAGGTTGCTTATGGTCAGCTAAAGGCTGATATAGCAAATATTCTCAGTACTTTATGTAAAAGAAAAGGTGTAGAGATAATTGAAGCAGAAATATGCCCAGATCATGTACATATGTTAGTTAGAATACCACCTAGCATGAGTGTATCGAGTTTTGTAGGATATCTTAAAGGTAAAAGTACACTTATGATATTCGAGAAACATGCAAATTTAAAGTACAAGTATGGAAATAGACATTTTTGGTGCCGAGGATATTATGTAGATACGGTAGGCAAGAATGCAAAGAAAATTGAAGAGTACATAAGGAATCAATTAAAAGAAGACTTAGAGTACGATCAAATGACACTCAAAGAGTATATTGACCCGTTCACGGGTGAGCCAGTAGTCAAAAACAGATAA
- a CDS encoding ABC transporter substrate-binding protein, with amino-acid sequence MKNLSRWMLCLVITGGMLFTGCSSQVAEVTEEEEAAGGTITLLNIKSEINEQMETLAKAYQAETGVEVKIMNVPAGVDAQATLKGYYLSDQMPDIIACEASGFSNWEGLLVDMSDQDWAKRTEAAYVDSTYGTIGFPYTTEAIGLAYNADILEKCGVDPASITGPSAMRSAFEAVAAKKDELGLKAVVGYSAEPVNLGWSAGNHLTGVYIDSGLARDDTTYIDMIANDKKVDDTRFADFAQMIGLFNQYSDPELLTAGIYDDQVADFAAGKYAFITQGSWIGASLTSSDAYAAAGSFKVGMVPYAFEDGMDTILTAAPSWWGVFKEGNVEAAVAFLEWCSEDAGQKILVESAGCVSPFTDCKYVASDPFAQTISDYIAAGKTSNWHWMQLPEGIGNSEGGFCYSYYRYASGELDANGFKDEFNRTIEEWYAKL; translated from the coding sequence ATGAAAAATTTAAGCAGATGGATGCTTTGCCTTGTAATTACAGGGGGAATGCTTTTTACAGGCTGCAGTAGCCAGGTGGCAGAAGTTACAGAGGAAGAGGAGGCGGCAGGTGGTACCATCACTCTTTTAAACATCAAAAGTGAGATAAACGAACAGATGGAGACCTTGGCGAAGGCTTATCAAGCTGAGACCGGTGTTGAGGTGAAGATAATGAATGTGCCTGCAGGTGTAGATGCTCAGGCAACCTTGAAGGGCTATTATCTTTCAGACCAGATGCCAGATATCATTGCCTGCGAAGCGTCTGGCTTCTCTAACTGGGAAGGGCTTCTTGTAGATATGAGCGACCAGGACTGGGCAAAGCGAACAGAGGCTGCTTATGTTGATAGTACATACGGAACAATTGGATTCCCGTATACAACGGAAGCGATTGGTCTAGCATATAATGCAGATATTTTGGAAAAATGCGGTGTGGACCCAGCATCAATAACAGGACCGTCTGCTATGCGCTCGGCTTTTGAAGCGGTAGCTGCAAAAAAAGATGAATTAGGTCTAAAAGCAGTAGTTGGATATTCCGCAGAACCAGTAAATCTTGGCTGGTCAGCAGGAAATCATCTTACTGGAGTATATATTGATTCAGGACTCGCCCGGGATGATACTACCTACATCGATATGATTGCAAATGATAAGAAGGTGGATGATACCAGATTTGCTGATTTTGCACAGATGATTGGTTTGTTTAATCAGTATTCAGATCCTGAACTTTTAACAGCAGGTATATATGATGATCAGGTTGCAGATTTTGCAGCAGGAAAATATGCTTTTATCACGCAGGGTTCATGGATTGGCGCATCCCTTACCTCATCAGATGCTTATGCTGCAGCAGGAAGCTTTAAGGTGGGAATGGTTCCATACGCTTTCGAGGATGGAATGGATACAATCCTTACCGCCGCACCTTCATGGTGGGGAGTATTCAAAGAAGGAAATGTGGAGGCAGCAGTTGCATTTTTGGAGTGGTGCTCTGAGGATGCTGGACAGAAGATTTTGGTAGAGTCTGCAGGTTGCGTAAGTCCATTTACCGATTGCAAGTATGTGGCATCGGATCCTTTTGCGCAGACCATATCAGATTACATAGCAGCGGGAAAGACCTCTAATTGGCATTGGATGCAGCTTCCTGAAGGCATTGGAAACTCAGAAGGAGGCTTCTGCTATAGCTATTACAGATATGCCAGTGGAGAGCTTGATGCTAATGGCTTCAAGGATGAATTCAATCGAACCATTGAAGAATGGTACGCTAAATTATAG
- a CDS encoding methyl-accepting chemotaxis protein, with translation MSKNNGDVKVGGIHSIIVQISLLNVGMLVAFLIVMGLIMSSMNTSTSTSVEMFDSMMNLTRHDANLKTDIMSLYDQVTGYIASGSAETQEALLPQIEVAKSTIAEDISQLNTDFAAYNNEEAAAQLQEISSQYDRMCAFIDKAIEKCDAGDQENAYTILFDKAEIQKVAIIHSTKVLDEAIEKNSTDTKANMNYLLKRGNVVAAIGIGIFIILIIFNFFMTYRTVVVRIKSMSAEVNDIIDNIQKGQGDLTARVNTKTKSELLYIKNGINHFIETLQGIMKDVKDGTVVLTESSEEVNSQLQIADDNVTSSSAALEELSANMESVVGILASINESVEDVKVAAEKITNQAEEGAQTANEIKIEADDLQVKVNTKKADVGEKMSVLSATLEKSVKDSEKVSQISDLTDDILDIASQTNLLALNASIEAARAGEAGKGFAVVADEISKLAANSRQTAATIQEIACEVTAAVKTLASNAEEVLEFINGTVIGDYDEFVDTGEKYGHTAEVMNDMLTEFTEKAESLNVIMKDMVDSVDTITNSVQESSTAITMSAENSAEIVTGIKNIFKAMDRNTEVTEQLNDTTQKFTSL, from the coding sequence GTGAGTAAGAATAACGGAGACGTAAAAGTAGGTGGCATTCATTCAATAATCGTACAGATATCTCTCTTAAATGTGGGAATGCTGGTAGCATTTCTGATTGTCATGGGTCTTATTATGAGTTCTATGAACACTTCTACCAGCACCAGTGTTGAGATGTTTGATTCCATGATGAACCTGACAAGACATGATGCAAATCTAAAAACGGATATCATGTCCTTATACGACCAGGTTACAGGTTATATAGCCTCAGGCTCTGCTGAAACTCAGGAAGCACTCTTACCTCAGATTGAGGTTGCAAAGTCAACAATAGCTGAAGATATTTCGCAGCTTAATACAGATTTTGCAGCATATAATAATGAGGAGGCAGCAGCGCAGCTTCAGGAAATATCATCTCAATATGACAGAATGTGTGCTTTTATCGATAAGGCTATTGAAAAGTGTGATGCTGGTGATCAGGAAAACGCATATACGATACTTTTTGATAAGGCGGAGATACAGAAGGTTGCTATTATCCATTCCACAAAGGTTTTGGATGAGGCAATCGAGAAAAATTCCACAGATACCAAGGCAAATATGAATTATCTTCTTAAGCGGGGCAATGTAGTTGCTGCCATAGGTATTGGTATTTTTATTATACTTATCATCTTCAATTTCTTTATGACTTATAGGACAGTAGTTGTACGCATTAAGTCCATGAGCGCAGAAGTAAATGATATTATTGATAATATCCAGAAGGGACAGGGTGATTTAACAGCAAGAGTAAATACAAAAACAAAGTCAGAGCTTTTATATATCAAAAATGGTATTAATCATTTTATCGAAACCCTTCAGGGAATCATGAAGGATGTTAAGGACGGCACTGTTGTTCTTACGGAAAGCTCTGAGGAGGTTAATTCTCAGCTCCAGATTGCAGATGATAATGTGACCAGCTCTTCAGCCGCACTTGAAGAGCTTTCAGCCAATATGGAGTCAGTTGTTGGCATTCTTGCATCGATTAATGAGAGCGTTGAGGACGTAAAGGTAGCAGCAGAAAAGATTACAAATCAGGCTGAGGAAGGCGCACAGACAGCAAATGAAATTAAGATTGAAGCTGATGACCTTCAGGTTAAGGTAAATACAAAGAAGGCAGATGTAGGCGAGAAAATGTCGGTGCTTTCAGCTACTCTTGAAAAATCAGTTAAGGATTCTGAGAAGGTTAGTCAGATTAGTGACCTTACAGATGACATTTTGGACATTGCCAGTCAGACAAATCTTCTTGCTCTTAATGCTTCTATTGAGGCGGCTCGCGCTGGTGAGGCAGGAAAGGGCTTTGCAGTTGTCGCTGATGAAATCAGTAAGCTGGCAGCAAATTCAAGGCAGACAGCAGCCACAATTCAAGAAATTGCATGTGAAGTAACAGCAGCTGTAAAGACATTGGCATCCAATGCAGAAGAGGTTCTTGAATTCATCAATGGAACCGTAATAGGAGATTACGATGAATTCGTAGATACTGGTGAAAAGTATGGTCACACAGCTGAGGTTATGAATGATATGCTTACAGAATTTACGGAGAAGGCAGAAAGCTTGAATGTAATCATGAAAGACATGGTAGATTCTGTTGATACAATTACAAATTCAGTACAGGAAAGCTCTACAGCAATTACAATGAGTGCCGAGAATTCCGCCGAGATTGTTACTGGTATAAAGAACATTTTCAAGGCAATGGACAGGAACACAGAGGTTACTGAACAGCTTAACGATACAACGCAGAAATTTACATCTCTGTAA
- a CDS encoding glycoside hydrolase family 31 protein, whose amino-acid sequence MTIGNKYRITVLTSRLIRMEYQADYDFVDAPTQMVVNRSFPKVEYTTLHKDGLLILETDDLIFRYDGKEFSPDGLTIELKESGEVWHYSIVYGNSDRNLYGTARTLDNADGGVCLEYGIFGEKGFAVLDDSDSALLIDGEFVARENKGHDLYFFGYGKDYRGGLKDFFTLCGKTPMLPRYALGNWWSRYYAYSAEEYNQLLDKMEQENIPVSVAVLDMDWHVTNVDPKYGTGWTGYTWNKDLFPDHKGFLKGLKNRGLATTLNLHPADGIRAFESMYEKMAKRLGVDPASKRPIEFDFSDAEFRKAYFDIVMNPYEDDGVDFWWIDWQQGTGEENAVDPLFLLNHYHYEDSNRDNRRGMIFSRYGGVGSHRYPVGFSGDTVATWKSLDFQPYFTALSSNIGYGWWSHDIGGHMMGTKDEERLIRWIQFGVFSPIMRLHSSCSPFFNKEPWNVSEPYRRVMGEFMRLRHQLIPYIYSMNYKMYTDGQMLLEPMYYRINDKRDAYEVGNEYFFGDNLLVGAITEKTDENLRMSKANMLIPEGVWYDIFTGYRYTEGRRNLYRTIDSIPVLIKAGGIVPLSLNVGNDVSNPASMKLLIGAGENGEFIMFEDDGCSKNFENGDFVTTKFTTEYIPEKGVTRVVIHGAEGNLALIPEKRIYEIQVIGLEGKVENHVTPEIPVQQDYIWEIEGKLKVENDIEQAAFSILENGWMDILEKERTFDAVRSCKSMDELKQWISGANISLMVKDALLELM is encoded by the coding sequence ATGACAATTGGAAATAAATATAGGATAACTGTGCTTACCAGCAGACTTATTCGAATGGAGTACCAGGCTGATTATGATTTTGTTGATGCCCCAACTCAGATGGTGGTGAACAGATCATTTCCAAAGGTGGAGTACACAACCCTTCACAAGGATGGGCTCCTTATTTTAGAGACAGATGATTTGATTTTTAGATACGATGGCAAAGAATTCTCACCAGATGGATTGACGATAGAGCTAAAGGAAAGTGGTGAGGTTTGGCATTATAGCATCGTATATGGTAATTCTGACAGAAATCTTTACGGCACTGCTCGTACACTTGATAACGCAGATGGTGGTGTCTGTCTTGAATATGGTATTTTCGGAGAAAAGGGTTTTGCTGTCCTTGATGACAGTGACAGTGCATTGCTGATTGATGGAGAATTTGTAGCAAGAGAAAATAAAGGGCATGATCTTTATTTCTTTGGATATGGAAAAGATTACAGAGGAGGATTGAAGGATTTCTTTACACTATGTGGAAAGACACCTATGCTTCCAAGATATGCTCTTGGTAACTGGTGGAGCCGTTATTATGCCTATTCAGCAGAGGAATACAATCAGCTTTTAGATAAAATGGAGCAGGAGAATATCCCTGTTTCAGTGGCAGTTTTGGATATGGACTGGCATGTTACAAATGTTGATCCAAAGTACGGAACGGGATGGACAGGCTATACCTGGAATAAGGATTTATTTCCAGATCATAAGGGATTTTTGAAGGGACTAAAAAATAGGGGACTTGCAACAACACTTAATTTACATCCGGCTGATGGAATCAGAGCATTTGAGTCTATGTATGAAAAGATGGCAAAGAGACTGGGAGTGGATCCGGCCAGCAAAAGACCAATTGAATTCGATTTTTCAGATGCTGAATTTAGAAAAGCTTATTTTGATATAGTAATGAATCCTTATGAGGATGATGGTGTGGATTTCTGGTGGATTGACTGGCAGCAGGGTACTGGCGAGGAAAATGCTGTAGATCCATTATTCCTTCTGAACCATTATCACTATGAGGATTCAAACAGAGACAATCGACGTGGCATGATTTTTTCACGCTATGGCGGTGTGGGAAGTCACAGATATCCAGTGGGATTTTCAGGAGATACTGTAGCCACATGGAAGAGTCTGGATTTTCAGCCTTATTTCACAGCGTTGTCCTCAAACATTGGATACGGCTGGTGGAGCCATGATATCGGAGGCCACATGATGGGCACAAAGGATGAGGAGCGTCTTATCAGATGGATTCAGTTTGGTGTATTCTCACCAATTATGAGACTTCACAGCAGCTGCAGCCCATTCTTCAATAAGGAACCATGGAATGTTTCTGAGCCTTATAGAAGAGTTATGGGTGAGTTTATGCGCCTTCGTCATCAGCTGATTCCATACATCTATTCCATGAATTACAAGATGTACACTGATGGTCAGATGCTTTTGGAGCCAATGTATTATCGTATAAACGATAAGAGGGATGCATATGAAGTGGGCAATGAATATTTCTTCGGAGATAATCTCTTGGTAGGAGCAATTACTGAAAAGACAGATGAGAATCTTCGTATGTCAAAGGCAAATATGCTTATTCCAGAGGGCGTCTGGTACGACATTTTTACAGGTTACAGATATACAGAGGGCAGAAGAAATCTCTACAGGACTATTGATTCTATTCCAGTTCTTATTAAGGCTGGTGGAATTGTGCCATTATCACTGAACGTAGGAAATGATGTAAGTAATCCAGCTAGTATGAAGCTTCTTATCGGTGCTGGAGAAAATGGTGAGTTTATCATGTTTGAGGATGATGGTTGTAGTAAGAATTTTGAGAATGGAGATTTTGTCACCACGAAATTCACTACAGAATATATACCTGAAAAGGGTGTGACAAGAGTAGTAATCCATGGGGCAGAGGGAAATCTTGCACTTATTCCAGAAAAACGTATATACGAAATACAGGTTATTGGTTTGGAAGGAAAAGTGGAGAACCATGTTACTCCTGAGATTCCAGTTCAGCAGGACTATATCTGGGAAATTGAAGGAAAGCTTAAAGTGGAGAATGATATTGAGCAGGCAGCTTTTTCTATCCTTGAGAATGGCTGGATGGATATCTTGGAAAAGGAGAGAACCTTTGATGCTGTCAGAAGCTGTAAGTCTATGGATGAGTTAAAGCAGTGGATTTCAGGGGCAAATATTAGCCTGATGGTTAAGGATGCTTTGCTTGAGTTAATGTAG
- a CDS encoding LacI family DNA-binding transcriptional regulator, which yields MNLKDIAALAGVSTATVSNVLNGNNSKVSQETREKIEKIIKEVDYKPNAMARSLAKKESKILGLVVPYIGAEDDFLMNPYYARMVAAIERFVRNRDYYLMLRCVPDCRTVIPLLSSWNVDGAFFLGVMEKDVAEIQDALGAPVVFLDTYSDIKDTVNVGLDDYRGGYLSARYLAGKGHRNIALVCPDYHEAGVVRERYLGFTAALKELDIDFTEDDIFKVDTIYKNAVSVGLDVMLAKKKYTAVATMSDVVAFGVMEGIKQCGLKVPEDISVVGFDNLPECEFMTPKLTTISQDFAAKAKAAVEGMFRILEGEKDGGEDLHLPVQLIERQSVKDISE from the coding sequence ATGAATTTAAAAGATATTGCGGCACTTGCCGGGGTTAGTACCGCTACAGTGTCAAATGTTCTAAATGGTAACAATAGCAAGGTTTCTCAGGAAACCAGAGAAAAAATAGAAAAAATCATCAAAGAAGTAGACTATAAGCCAAATGCCATGGCCCGCTCTCTGGCTAAAAAGGAGAGTAAGATTCTGGGCCTTGTGGTTCCATATATCGGGGCTGAGGATGATTTCCTCATGAACCCATACTATGCCCGCATGGTGGCTGCCATCGAGCGTTTTGTAAGAAACAGGGATTATTATCTGATGTTAAGATGTGTTCCAGATTGCAGGACGGTAATACCTCTGCTTTCTTCATGGAATGTGGATGGAGCATTTTTCCTTGGTGTAATGGAAAAGGATGTGGCAGAAATACAGGACGCTCTGGGTGCGCCTGTAGTATTTCTTGATACATATTCAGACATCAAGGATACAGTTAATGTTGGTCTGGATGACTATAGAGGTGGATATCTTTCTGCCAGATATCTGGCTGGAAAGGGGCATAGAAATATAGCGTTAGTCTGCCCTGACTATCATGAGGCAGGAGTAGTAAGAGAGCGATATCTGGGCTTTACTGCAGCCCTGAAGGAGCTTGATATAGATTTTACTGAGGATGATATTTTCAAGGTAGATACTATTTACAAAAATGCAGTAAGCGTAGGCTTGGATGTAATGCTGGCAAAGAAGAAATACACTGCGGTAGCCACTATGTCTGACGTGGTTGCCTTTGGTGTAATGGAAGGAATAAAGCAGTGTGGTCTTAAGGTGCCGGAGGATATTTCCGTGGTAGGTTTTGATAATTTACCGGAGTGTGAATTTATGACACCTAAGCTTACTACAATCTCTCAGGATTTCGCTGCCAAGGCTAAGGCAGCTGTGGAAGGAATGTTTAGGATTCTTGAGGGAGAAAAGGATGGTGGCGAGGATCTGCATCTGCCAGTGCAGCTGATAGAACGCCAGTCAGTCAAGGATATAAGTGAATAG